TGGTGCTGGAAGGCTGACCCGTGCTCGCCCAACGGGCCCGGACCGCCCTGATCGGTTCGCTCGGTTTCGCCGCCCTGCTGTGGGCGGTTTACCTGCTCACCATGGTGTTTTCGCCTGTGGTTCTGCCGCTGCTGGGCATCCTGCCCCGCCACGTGGAGGGGCTCGACGGCGTCGTGTTCGCTCCGCTGCTGCATGCCGGCTTTGGGCACCTGGTCGGGAACACGCTGCCGTTGATTGTGTTTTCCTTCCTCACCCTGTTGGAAGGGATGCGCCGGTTCGCCTGGGTCCTGGCCATCTCCTGGCTGGCTTCCGGGATAGGCGTGTGGCTTTTCGGGAGCGGCCTGACGGTGGGTGTGTCCGGCGTGGTGTTCGGACTGTTCGCCTACCTGATGGTGCGCGGCTTCTACAGCCGCAGCATTGTCCAGATCCTGCTCAGCGCCGTGCTGTTCCTGATCTACGGGTCCATCCTCTGGGGCGTGTTCCCCACGGCGCTGGGTATCTCCTGGCAGGCGCATCT
This Arthrobacter sp. zg-Y20 DNA region includes the following protein-coding sequences:
- a CDS encoding rhomboid family intramembrane serine protease → MLAQRARTALIGSLGFAALLWAVYLLTMVFSPVVLPLLGILPRHVEGLDGVVFAPLLHAGFGHLVGNTLPLIVFSFLTLLEGMRRFAWVLAISWLASGIGVWLFGSGLTVGVSGVVFGLFAYLMVRGFYSRSIVQILLSAVLFLIYGSILWGVFPTALGISWQAHLFGAAGGVLAAVLLRNSPGTTQKRALP